A genome region from Leifsonia sp. Root112D2 includes the following:
- a CDS encoding DUF3039 domain-containing protein, with protein sequence MNHASISEPGGIPDGGGTATLDRELEELLQQETIEPGDHERFSHYVKKEKILESAMTGKAVKALCGKKWTPGRDPQKFPVCPTCKEIYERMQGE encoded by the coding sequence ATGAACCACGCGAGCATCTCAGAACCGGGCGGCATTCCCGACGGTGGCGGCACCGCGACCCTCGACCGCGAGCTTGAGGAACTGCTGCAGCAGGAGACGATCGAGCCGGGCGACCACGAGCGCTTCTCACACTATGTGAAGAAGGAGAAGATTCTTGAGTCGGCCATGACCGGCAAGGCAGTGAAGGCTCTCTGTGGCAAGAAGTGGACCCCGGGGCGCGACCCGCAGAAGTTTCCGGTGTGCCCAACCTGCAAGGAGATCTACGAGCGGATGCAGGGCGAATAG
- a CDS encoding nicotinate phosphoribosyltransferase yields MVDAAMQSGTHDRECVFEAFSRRLPPSRRYGVVAGTGRLLELIDQYRFGDEELGWLRENSVVAPATLDWLANYRFSGTIHGYREGELYFPGSPILVLDAPFAEGVVLETLILSVLNYDSAVASAAARMASAAVGRPLAEMGSRRANEHAAVAAARAAFIAGFDATSNLEAGRHWGVPTMGTAAHAFTLLHDSEEAAFRAQIDALGVGTTLLVDTFDVRAAIDLAVSIAGPQLGAVRLDSGDLPSLVREVRAQLDDLGAVNTKITVTNDLDEYTIAALAASPVDSYGVGTSVVTGSGTPASGMVYKLVAHRNDAGEWVSVAKKSEGKVSVGGRKRPLRRIGANGRATAEVIQIIGEDHSPRHGAQARRSTQAPDAGATPRERDLLVPLMVDGVADERYLGTAGTALARKHRAAAVAELPEAAFRLSRGDPVLPTQYE; encoded by the coding sequence ATGGTGGATGCCGCCATGCAGTCGGGCACCCACGACAGGGAGTGCGTGTTCGAGGCGTTCTCCCGACGGCTGCCTCCCAGCCGGCGTTACGGGGTGGTGGCCGGCACGGGCCGCCTGCTCGAGCTGATCGACCAGTACCGTTTCGGCGATGAGGAGCTGGGCTGGCTTCGCGAGAATTCCGTCGTTGCACCCGCCACCCTCGACTGGCTCGCGAACTATCGCTTCAGCGGAACGATCCACGGCTACCGGGAAGGCGAGTTGTATTTTCCTGGATCCCCGATTCTCGTTCTCGACGCGCCGTTCGCCGAGGGAGTGGTGCTCGAGACCCTGATTCTCAGCGTGCTCAACTACGACTCGGCGGTGGCGAGCGCTGCCGCACGCATGGCATCCGCGGCGGTGGGACGCCCGCTGGCCGAGATGGGATCGCGGCGTGCCAACGAGCACGCGGCGGTGGCCGCGGCCAGGGCGGCATTCATCGCCGGCTTCGACGCGACCTCCAACCTTGAGGCGGGCCGCCATTGGGGGGTTCCCACCATGGGCACTGCCGCGCACGCCTTCACGCTGTTGCACGACAGCGAGGAGGCGGCCTTCCGTGCCCAGATCGACGCCCTCGGAGTGGGGACCACGCTGCTCGTGGACACCTTCGATGTGCGCGCCGCCATCGATCTCGCCGTCAGCATCGCGGGGCCACAACTCGGAGCGGTGCGTCTGGATTCCGGCGATCTGCCCTCACTCGTGCGCGAGGTGCGCGCCCAGCTCGACGATCTCGGCGCCGTGAACACCAAAATCACCGTCACCAACGACCTCGACGAGTACACCATTGCCGCACTGGCCGCCTCCCCCGTGGACTCCTACGGCGTCGGCACCTCGGTGGTGACCGGTTCGGGCACGCCGGCATCCGGAATGGTCTACAAGCTGGTTGCGCATCGCAACGATGCGGGCGAATGGGTCTCCGTGGCCAAGAAATCCGAGGGCAAGGTGAGTGTCGGCGGTCGCAAACGCCCGCTGCGGCGCATCGGCGCGAATGGTCGGGCAACGGCCGAGGTGATTCAGATCATCGGAGAAGATCATTCCCCCCGACATGGTGCGCAGGCCCGCCGTTCGACGCAGGCGCCGGATGCCGGTGCCACGCCACGCGAGCGTGACCTGCTCGTGCCCCTCATGGTTGACGGCGTAGCCGACGAGCGCTACCTCGGCACCGCGGGCACCGCGTTGGCCCGAAAGCATCGCGCTGCCGCCGTAGCGGAGCTACCAGAGGCCGCCTTCCGGCTCAGCCGTGGCGATCCGGTGCTGCCCACACAGTATGAATGA
- the murI gene encoding glutamate racemase codes for MTDAPIGIFDSGVGGLTVARAVRDQLPNESILYVGDTAHSPYGPKPIADVRRYALESLDFLVEAGVKMLVIACNTASAAMLRDARERYSVPVVEVIQPAVRRAVAATRSNRVGVIGTVGTVKSRAYEDAFAAAPALQLFSQACPRFVEFVEAGVTSGDELLAVAGGYLQPLRDANIDTLVLGCTHYPFLKGAISYVMGEGVTLVSSDTETANDVYRVLVGQGLERTSPGAPSLRYEATGPDLDEFLRLAHRFMGPEISRVDRVDTETITLPRQNRTTTKEN; via the coding sequence GTGACGGATGCGCCGATTGGAATCTTCGACTCCGGGGTCGGCGGGCTCACGGTGGCGCGGGCCGTTCGTGATCAGCTGCCCAACGAATCGATTCTCTACGTGGGAGACACCGCACATTCGCCGTATGGGCCCAAGCCGATAGCGGATGTTCGTCGTTACGCACTCGAGTCCCTCGATTTTCTCGTCGAGGCCGGTGTGAAGATGCTCGTGATCGCGTGCAATACGGCATCCGCCGCCATGTTGCGCGACGCCCGGGAACGATACTCGGTGCCCGTCGTCGAGGTGATCCAGCCGGCCGTGCGCCGCGCGGTCGCCGCGACGCGCAGCAATCGGGTGGGTGTGATCGGCACCGTCGGCACAGTGAAGTCGCGCGCCTATGAGGATGCGTTCGCCGCGGCCCCCGCGCTTCAGCTGTTCAGCCAGGCCTGCCCTCGCTTCGTCGAATTCGTCGAGGCAGGAGTGACCAGCGGTGACGAACTGCTGGCGGTCGCCGGCGGCTATCTGCAGCCGCTTCGTGACGCAAACATCGATACCCTCGTGCTGGGCTGCACCCACTATCCATTCCTCAAGGGCGCCATCTCGTACGTGATGGGGGAAGGCGTCACGCTCGTCTCCAGCGACACCGAGACCGCCAACGACGTCTACCGGGTACTCGTCGGGCAAGGGCTTGAGCGTACCTCGCCCGGTGCTCCCTCGCTGCGCTATGAGGCCACGGGGCCGGACCTCGATGAGTTCCTGCGCCTCGCACACCGTTTTATGGGCCCCGAGATCTCGCGTGTCGACAGGGTCGACACCGAGACCATCACCCTGCCGAGGCAGAACCGCACCACCACCAAGGAGAACTGA
- the rph gene encoding ribonuclease PH, producing MTEITRADARTTDQLRPVTIERGWSEQAEGSALISFGRTKVLCTASFTNGVPRWMAGKGRGWVTAEYSMLPRATNSRTDRESVKGKIGGRTHEISRLIGRSLRSVVDMKALGENTIVLDCDVLQADGGTRTAAITGAYVALADALEWGRAHKFIAQKATPLIDSVAAISVGIIDGVPMLDLAYTEDSRAETDMNVVVTGRGLFVEVQGTAEGAPFDRAELNSLLDLALGGTTTLAELQATALNEAR from the coding sequence GTGACCGAGATCACCCGTGCCGACGCACGCACCACCGACCAGTTGCGGCCGGTCACCATCGAACGCGGCTGGAGCGAGCAGGCCGAGGGCAGCGCGCTCATCTCGTTCGGCCGCACGAAGGTGCTGTGCACGGCGTCGTTCACCAACGGGGTTCCGCGCTGGATGGCCGGCAAAGGCCGCGGATGGGTGACGGCAGAGTACTCGATGCTGCCGCGGGCCACGAACAGCCGCACCGACAGGGAGTCGGTCAAGGGCAAAATCGGCGGTCGCACGCACGAGATCAGCCGCCTCATCGGGCGCAGCCTGCGGTCAGTGGTCGACATGAAGGCGCTCGGCGAGAACACCATCGTGCTCGACTGCGACGTGTTGCAGGCCGACGGGGGCACCCGCACGGCGGCAATCACGGGGGCGTATGTGGCGCTCGCCGACGCCCTGGAGTGGGGCCGCGCGCACAAGTTCATCGCGCAGAAGGCCACACCGCTCATCGACAGCGTCGCCGCCATCTCAGTGGGAATCATCGATGGCGTGCCCATGCTCGATCTGGCATATACCGAAGACTCCCGCGCCGAAACCGACATGAATGTCGTCGTGACGGGCCGAGGGCTGTTCGTGGAGGTGCAGGGAACGGCCGAGGGGGCGCCATTCGATCGCGCCGAGCTGAACAGCCTGCTCGACCTCGCCCTGGGCGGAACGACGACGCTGGCAGAATTGCAGGCGACCGCGCTGAACGAAGCACGATGA
- the rdgB gene encoding RdgB/HAM1 family non-canonical purine NTP pyrophosphatase, translated as MTLQLVLATHNAHKVEEFQKILGAAGLGLSVAAYDGPEPVEDGVTFAENALIKARVAAQHTGKIALSDDSGVCVDVLGGAPGIFSARWAGSHGDAEANLRLLLDQLGDIRDPHRTAQFHCTIAVVVPKGLPQPAQELTVEGVWQGRLATEAHGAGGFGYDPIFVPDGATITSAELTADEKNAQSHRARAFWALIPVLRTLALDSSTAS; from the coding sequence ATGACCTTGCAGCTCGTTCTGGCCACGCATAACGCGCACAAGGTCGAGGAGTTCCAGAAGATTCTGGGTGCGGCGGGGCTGGGGCTGAGTGTCGCCGCTTATGACGGGCCCGAGCCCGTCGAAGACGGCGTGACGTTCGCCGAGAACGCGCTCATCAAAGCGCGTGTTGCGGCGCAACACACGGGGAAGATCGCACTCTCCGACGACTCGGGCGTCTGCGTCGATGTGCTCGGCGGGGCGCCGGGTATCTTCTCCGCGCGCTGGGCGGGCTCGCACGGTGACGCGGAGGCGAACCTTCGGCTGCTTCTGGATCAGCTGGGCGACATCCGAGACCCACATCGCACGGCGCAGTTTCATTGCACGATCGCGGTCGTCGTGCCGAAGGGGCTGCCGCAGCCTGCACAGGAGCTCACCGTCGAGGGCGTCTGGCAGGGGCGACTCGCGACCGAGGCCCACGGTGCCGGCGGCTTCGGCTACGACCCCATCTTCGTTCCGGATGGCGCCACGATCACCTCCGCGGAATTGACCGCCGACGAGAAGAACGCGCAGAGCCATCGCGCTCGGGCATTCTGGGCGCTCATTCCCGTGCTTCGCACACTCGCGCTCGACTCGTCCACAGCTTCCTGA
- a CDS encoding cation diffusion facilitator family transporter: MTHDHSHAASDTSKRRLLLAIGIVVCVLAIQVIGAAVSGSLALLADAGHMLSDLIGLIVALIATIVAARPATDRQTFGYRRAEVFGALINGVILVVVAIAVTIGAIVRLTSAQAADVQSVPMLVVAVVALVANIGALLLLRPAAQHSINMRGAYLEVLGDLLGAGAVIVAAVVLMTTGFAPADAIASLAIAAMIVPRAFALLRDVVRVLSEAAPADTDVAEIRRHITETPGVVAVHDVHVWAITSGHPVFTAHVVVDAQVFENGDTGRLLDELGGCLSQHFDVAHSTFQLEPAEHAAHEDELHR, encoded by the coding sequence ATGACACACGACCACAGCCACGCGGCATCCGACACCAGCAAGCGCAGACTTCTGCTGGCGATAGGCATCGTGGTGTGCGTGCTCGCCATCCAGGTCATCGGCGCGGCGGTGAGCGGCTCGCTTGCCTTGTTGGCGGATGCCGGCCACATGCTGAGCGATCTCATCGGCCTCATCGTGGCGTTGATCGCGACGATCGTCGCCGCGCGTCCGGCGACCGATCGGCAGACCTTCGGCTACCGGCGTGCCGAGGTCTTCGGCGCGCTGATCAACGGCGTGATCCTCGTGGTGGTGGCCATTGCGGTGACCATCGGCGCCATCGTGCGTCTGACGAGTGCGCAGGCGGCCGACGTGCAGAGCGTGCCCATGCTCGTGGTCGCGGTGGTAGCTCTCGTAGCCAATATCGGGGCGCTGCTGCTATTGCGCCCGGCGGCACAGCACTCGATCAACATGCGCGGGGCCTATCTCGAGGTTCTCGGTGACCTGCTGGGGGCCGGCGCCGTGATTGTGGCGGCCGTCGTGCTCATGACCACCGGCTTCGCGCCCGCAGATGCCATCGCCTCACTGGCGATCGCCGCCATGATAGTGCCGCGGGCTTTCGCCCTGCTGCGCGATGTGGTGCGGGTGCTCAGCGAGGCGGCGCCCGCCGACACGGACGTCGCCGAGATTCGTCGGCACATCACCGAGACGCCCGGCGTTGTGGCGGTGCACGACGTGCATGTGTGGGCCATCACCTCGGGGCATCCGGTTTTCACGGCGCACGTGGTGGTCGATGCCCAGGTGTTCGAAAACGGCGACACCGGACGGCTGCTGGACGAGCTCGGCGGATGCCTGTCCCAGCATTTCGACGTTGCGCACTCCACCTTCCAACTGGAACCGGCGGAGCACGCGGCGCACGAAGACGAACTGCACCGCTGA
- a CDS encoding VTT domain-containing protein → MHTSLIPWLDAANIIDAAGPWALLVVCAIIFAETGLLIGFLFPGDTLLVIAGILTFSGHHESGGGHGIHIAIWWVCLAIGFAAFLGGEVGYLIGRKAGPRVFERKESGIFSIKNVQRTNAFFERFGPLAVVVARFVPVVRTFAPVAAGVGHMNYRKYSLYNLIGALIWGAGLTYFGYLLGYIPPVADFVKNYIDLILIGAVVVTLVPTVYHYIRASQKAKKSNAVTSSNAESGTASSGTEAAESAE, encoded by the coding sequence ATCCACACCTCATTGATCCCCTGGCTCGACGCAGCGAATATCATCGACGCCGCTGGGCCATGGGCTCTGCTCGTGGTGTGCGCCATCATCTTCGCCGAGACCGGGCTGCTCATCGGCTTCCTTTTTCCCGGCGACACCCTGCTGGTGATAGCGGGCATCCTCACCTTCTCCGGTCACCACGAGTCGGGTGGCGGCCATGGCATCCACATCGCCATCTGGTGGGTCTGCCTCGCCATCGGCTTCGCCGCATTCCTCGGCGGAGAGGTCGGCTATCTCATCGGTCGCAAGGCCGGGCCGCGCGTCTTCGAACGTAAGGAATCGGGAATCTTCAGCATCAAGAACGTGCAACGCACGAATGCGTTCTTCGAACGCTTCGGACCGTTGGCGGTTGTCGTCGCTCGCTTCGTGCCCGTCGTGCGCACCTTCGCGCCGGTCGCCGCCGGCGTCGGCCACATGAATTACCGCAAGTACAGTCTGTACAACCTCATCGGGGCGCTCATCTGGGGCGCCGGACTCACCTACTTCGGCTATCTCCTCGGCTACATTCCGCCCGTCGCCGACTTCGTCAAGAACTACATTGACCTCATCCTTATCGGGGCGGTCGTTGTCACGCTGGTTCCCACCGTCTATCACTACATCCGGGCAAGCCAGAAGGCGAAGAAGAGCAACGCGGTGACGTCGAGCAACGCCGAGTCGGGCACAGCGTCGTCAGGCACCGAGGCCGCCGAATCCGCCGAGTAG
- a CDS encoding DedA family protein, protein MLRTAALDGQLNEVLTGTGVVVFYVLVWGLVFAGTAVFLGIFIPFITGDSLLFAAGLVTAASGNLNIAILAIGVGISAFLGDQVGFLLGRRYGRGYLDRHGGRRTQAAIAKTERFYTMFGWWAVVIARFMPWGRVFIPVIAGVGRMNYYRFLTSNLVGAVAWGAGMTVIGYFAASVPGIKSAAYVIGGAFILASVVFGFRAWWLDRRSRLTDASPAAFAPASAPTSAVAPAEEA, encoded by the coding sequence ATGCTACGTACGGCCGCCCTCGACGGCCAGCTGAATGAGGTGCTCACCGGCACGGGAGTCGTCGTCTTCTATGTGCTGGTGTGGGGGCTCGTCTTCGCCGGCACCGCCGTCTTTCTCGGCATCTTCATTCCGTTCATCACCGGCGATTCCCTGCTTTTCGCTGCCGGACTCGTCACTGCCGCCAGCGGCAACCTCAATATTGCGATACTCGCGATAGGCGTCGGCATCTCGGCGTTCCTCGGTGACCAGGTGGGCTTTCTTCTCGGCCGTCGCTACGGTCGCGGCTATCTCGATCGGCACGGAGGGCGGCGCACCCAGGCCGCCATCGCCAAGACCGAGCGCTTCTACACGATGTTCGGCTGGTGGGCCGTGGTGATAGCGCGCTTCATGCCGTGGGGCCGAGTATTCATTCCGGTGATCGCCGGCGTCGGCCGCATGAACTATTACCGATTCCTCACGAGCAACCTCGTCGGCGCGGTGGCCTGGGGCGCCGGCATGACGGTGATCGGCTACTTCGCGGCCTCCGTTCCGGGCATCAAGAGCGCGGCATACGTCATCGGCGGCGCGTTCATCCTGGCCTCGGTTGTCTTCGGATTCCGCGCCTGGTGGCTCGATCGTCGTTCGCGGCTGACGGATGCCTCACCCGCGGCATTCGCACCTGCATCCGCACCGACCAGCGCCGTCGCACCCGCCGAAGAGGCCTGA
- a CDS encoding CpaF family protein — translation MNDAVRVIAEKVRTRVRSEGVDLAGSGSLAHEYVHDELRRYSERALGGSMPLIADEREAARQIVASLTGFGALQLYLDDPDIEEVWINAPDRIFIARNGVPELTSTVISDAEIRDLVERMLQSSGRRVDLSSPFVDASLPDGSRLHVVIPDITHRHWAVNIRKFTKRIRELKQLVGLESMSPQAAEFLRMCVLANQNILVSGATQSGKTTLLNALLSSARPSDRIVTVEETFELDLSAQDVVSMQCRQPSLEGSGEISLRRLIKEAMRMRPDRLVVGEVREAESLDLLIALNSGLPGMCSIHANGARDALSKLSTLPLLAGRNIDSSFVVPTVASCVDIVVHCEMDRRGRRTIAEIIAPSGHVTGGIIEASPIFERRSGLLVHTGGYPTKLAKFQAAGLDPAVVLRGSAA, via the coding sequence ATGAACGATGCCGTGCGCGTGATTGCCGAGAAGGTGCGCACCCGCGTGCGCAGCGAGGGAGTGGATCTGGCCGGCAGCGGCTCGCTCGCGCACGAGTATGTGCACGATGAACTGCGTCGCTACAGTGAGCGGGCTCTCGGCGGTTCGATGCCGTTGATTGCGGATGAGCGCGAGGCCGCGCGCCAGATTGTCGCCTCGCTCACCGGCTTCGGTGCGCTGCAGCTCTACCTTGACGACCCGGACATCGAAGAGGTCTGGATCAACGCTCCTGACCGCATCTTCATAGCGCGCAACGGAGTGCCCGAGTTGACCTCGACGGTGATCAGCGACGCCGAGATTCGTGACCTGGTGGAGCGAATGCTGCAGTCCTCCGGCCGTCGGGTCGATCTCTCCTCGCCGTTCGTCGATGCGTCCCTGCCCGACGGCTCTCGGCTGCACGTCGTGATTCCCGACATCACGCATCGGCATTGGGCGGTGAACATCCGCAAGTTCACCAAACGCATCCGGGAACTGAAGCAGCTTGTCGGGCTGGAATCGATGTCGCCGCAGGCCGCCGAATTTCTGCGGATGTGCGTGCTCGCGAACCAGAACATTCTTGTCTCAGGCGCGACCCAGAGCGGCAAGACCACCCTGTTGAACGCGCTGCTCTCGTCGGCGCGGCCGTCGGATCGCATCGTGACGGTGGAGGAGACCTTCGAACTCGATCTCTCGGCGCAGGATGTCGTCTCGATGCAGTGTCGTCAGCCCAGCCTCGAGGGCAGCGGCGAGATCTCGCTGCGGCGGCTCATCAAGGAGGCGATGCGCATGCGTCCCGACCGGCTGGTGGTCGGCGAGGTGCGCGAGGCGGAGAGCCTCGACCTGCTTATCGCGCTGAATTCAGGGCTTCCCGGCATGTGCAGCATTCATGCGAACGGGGCACGCGACGCGCTGTCGAAACTCTCGACGCTTCCCCTGCTGGCGGGTCGCAACATCGACTCCTCCTTTGTCGTGCCCACTGTCGCCAGCTGCGTCGACATCGTGGTGCACTGTGAAATGGATCGACGGGGGCGGCGCACCATCGCGGAGATCATCGCGCCGAGCGGTCACGTCACGGGCGGCATCATCGAGGCGAGCCCGATCTTCGAGCGTCGCTCCGGTCTGCTTGTGCACACGGGCGGCTACCCGACCAAGCTGGCCAAGTTTCAGGCGGCCGGCCTCGATCCTGCCGTCGTGCTGCGGGGGAGCGCGGCATGA
- a CDS encoding type II secretion system F family protein, producing the protein MTLVLGAVFGAGVLLVLSPFVWPLGPRRVVANRGGPLDALRTLLTLAGMPTLPPTGFIAISILLGLVLGMVAQAVLGVVALSMAAAIVGALAPTTIIGLRVRSRRRASRAVWPDAVDQLVSAVRSGLALPDSVSTLAYTGPAATREAFAGFERDYRVSGNFSRSIDALKESLADPVADRILETLRMAREVGGSDLTLVLRSLSVYLREESAIRSEVEARQSWVTNAARLGVAAPWIVLLLLASRPEAAQAYNSPTGVTVIIVGLVVSVLAYRAMRALGRLPEEKRWFR; encoded by the coding sequence ATGACGCTCGTTCTGGGCGCTGTCTTTGGCGCGGGTGTGCTGCTCGTTTTGTCACCGTTCGTGTGGCCGCTGGGCCCTCGCCGCGTCGTGGCGAACCGTGGCGGGCCCCTCGATGCTCTGCGCACTCTTCTGACCCTGGCAGGCATGCCAACGCTGCCGCCCACCGGATTCATCGCGATCTCGATACTGCTCGGGCTCGTGCTCGGCATGGTTGCCCAGGCGGTACTCGGTGTTGTGGCGCTTTCGATGGCCGCGGCAATCGTCGGCGCGCTCGCACCGACAACGATCATCGGGCTTCGGGTGCGCTCTCGACGGCGCGCAAGCCGTGCGGTGTGGCCGGATGCCGTGGATCAACTGGTCTCCGCCGTGCGGTCCGGACTGGCCCTGCCCGACAGCGTGAGCACGCTGGCATATACCGGGCCCGCGGCCACCCGCGAGGCCTTTGCCGGCTTCGAGCGCGACTATCGAGTCAGCGGCAACTTCTCCAGAAGCATTGATGCGCTCAAGGAGTCGCTGGCCGATCCGGTGGCCGATCGCATCCTGGAGACACTGCGGATGGCCCGCGAGGTGGGCGGCAGCGACCTGACGCTCGTGTTGCGCAGTCTCTCCGTCTACCTCCGTGAGGAGAGTGCCATCCGTTCGGAGGTCGAGGCGCGGCAGTCGTGGGTGACGAACGCGGCGAGGCTCGGCGTTGCCGCTCCGTGGATCGTGCTGCTTCTGCTTGCCTCGCGGCCTGAGGCGGCGCAGGCATACAACTCGCCGACCGGGGTCACGGTGATCATCGTTGGACTCGTCGTGTCTGTGCTGGCATACCGGGCGATGCGCGCCCTGGGGCGGTTGCCCGAGGAAAAACGGTGGTTCCGATGA
- a CDS encoding type II secretion system F family protein has product MSALVAWGVLCGLVLGLGLWSIVGALPRLSRPRLADRVAPYILDVSETAHSFVSRKSVDPLPILGTVLGPLAGALRDTVSRILGGNETVERRLRQARLPTTVEEFRGRQLTWAVLGLVTGILALVAVSPFRSVPPIAQMALPLVAAGCGFALKDWLLQRAAAARTRRIASEFPTVLEFLTLSLSAGEGVLDALRRISRTSSGELAHEFALVVAEVNTGVSLVQALKSVERRIDLAILSRCIDAIAGALEHGSPLAEVLRAQAQDAREESKRALLEIAGKKEVAMMVPLVFLILPVTVLFAIFPGVFVLQAGF; this is encoded by the coding sequence ATGAGCGCGCTCGTGGCGTGGGGAGTGCTCTGCGGGCTGGTTCTGGGCCTCGGCTTGTGGTCCATCGTGGGTGCACTGCCGCGGTTGAGTCGCCCGCGCCTCGCCGACCGGGTCGCGCCCTACATTCTGGACGTCTCTGAGACGGCACACAGCTTCGTTTCGCGAAAGTCGGTCGACCCCTTGCCCATTCTGGGCACGGTGCTCGGCCCCCTCGCCGGGGCACTGCGCGACACCGTCTCACGCATTCTCGGCGGCAACGAGACTGTAGAGCGACGGTTGCGTCAGGCCAGGCTGCCCACAACCGTCGAGGAGTTTCGGGGACGACAACTGACGTGGGCCGTGTTGGGACTGGTTACCGGCATCCTGGCTCTCGTAGCAGTCTCGCCGTTTCGTTCGGTTCCGCCGATTGCACAGATGGCTCTCCCGCTGGTTGCCGCCGGCTGTGGTTTCGCGCTCAAGGACTGGCTCCTGCAGCGCGCGGCCGCCGCTCGAACCCGGCGTATCGCCAGTGAGTTTCCGACCGTTCTGGAATTTCTGACCCTCAGCCTGTCGGCCGGGGAAGGCGTGCTCGATGCGCTGCGTCGCATCTCTCGCACAAGCTCGGGCGAGCTCGCCCATGAGTTCGCCCTGGTCGTGGCAGAGGTGAACACCGGCGTTTCCCTCGTGCAGGCGCTGAAATCCGTGGAACGGCGAATCGATCTCGCCATTCTCAGCCGGTGCATCGACGCGATAGCCGGTGCTCTCGAACACGGATCCCCGCTCGCCGAGGTGCTGCGGGCCCAGGCGCAGGACGCGCGGGAGGAATCCAAGCGGGCGTTGCTCGAGATCGCGGGCAAGAAAGAGGTGGCGATGATGGTGCCGCTCGTCTTCTTGATTCTGCCCGTTACTGTGCTTTTCGCCATTTTTCCCGGGGTCTTCGTGCTCCAGGCCGGGTTCTGA
- a CDS encoding TadE/TadG family type IV pilus assembly protein has protein sequence MSSIAARWRSDEGSAAAEFVMVGALLTVLTLSVLQLALALHIRNTVLDAAAEGARFAALADNGLPDGEERTRELITTVIGAGYARDISAAYGSYLGQSAATITVRAPLPLIGLIGIDDGLEVSGHASVEALER, from the coding sequence GTGTCGAGCATCGCGGCCCGCTGGCGCAGTGACGAGGGGTCGGCAGCCGCCGAGTTCGTCATGGTCGGCGCCCTGCTGACGGTGCTTACCCTTTCGGTACTGCAACTGGCGCTCGCCCTGCACATTCGCAATACGGTGCTGGATGCCGCTGCCGAGGGGGCCCGCTTCGCCGCGTTGGCAGACAACGGCCTGCCCGACGGCGAAGAGCGCACGCGAGAACTCATCACCACGGTTATCGGCGCCGGGTACGCCCGCGACATCAGCGCCGCATACGGCAGTTACCTTGGGCAGTCTGCGGCGACCATCACCGTGCGTGCACCGCTGCCACTGATCGGGTTGATCGGCATCGATGACGGGCTGGAGGTGAGTGGCCATGCGTCCGTTGAGGCGCTGGAGCGCTGA